CCCGACAATCATATTATTGCGCCAATGGTAGGGGCGCATCGTGGTCAGTGAGTTTATCGAACTGCGTGCGCCCAAATGTAATATAGATATTTCTCCAAAATTCAGATGCACCCATAATAATCCTCTTTTGTCAAGGCAGAAATGCTTAAGAATTGTGTCGCTGTGGTCATTAGTTTTATCCTGACTCTGTGGATATCTCCTCTCCCCTAGATTCTTAACAAGTAATTGAGATGCACGGGCAGCTAATCTACTGAGAAACCCAAAAAATGCGTCTTTGATTAGGATCCCGTCGGGGACTTTGTTCCCCCATGACTTGCCGCGCTTGACTAGGATCGAAGCTGCGAGTAAATTGACCGCGTAATTGATTGACGCGTTCCTCCTTTTCTTCGACCGCCAAACGCACTTCTTCCAGTTTTGCCTGTTGCATCTGTTGGTAGGGTAGCAAACGAGCGATCGCAAAAACTGCCGTGATGGAAAGAGCGCTATAGGCAATAATTCGCAGCCAAATCTCGATAACTTGCCATTTTTGGGATTTATTGCCGCTTTTTTGCTTTGTTCGTGGTTTTTTGTCGGTTTGATTTCGATTAACTGTTCGTGCGGTCATAGATTTACGAGTATAAGTAAAATCGGTCAGAAAAGTGGCTAATTACTTTCAATTTACACCCAATCACCGACAACTGGTAACTGATGACCGATAACTGAAAAACCCTAATCGGTCTATCCTATAGCTAGGTCAGACGGGATTAGGGTTTATTGAAAGCGGTTTTACTTATAAAGTTCCGTCGCTAGACGAAAAGCCAAAATCCCGGGGATTAAAGCAATTACCAGAGCGACCAAAACTTGAGTATCAGAAAGCATTGCTGATTATCTCCTCATAAAGATATTCATCCAATACTTTCCGACATCATCGGGGTCCTCTGCATCATTTCGTTACAAGACTTCATATCTCCCCACCCCGATGACGGTTATCTCCCCTAGAAAAGAAAGTTGTAAAAGCGTTAAGCTGGGGTATTGCCATGATTACATTTATTTTTACCTGCGGCCTCAATGTTAGACTCGCTCCTTGATTCATCTCTAACCCTTAGTCTAAAAACCCCGTTAATTCTGTTGGTTCTCATTGCCCTAGAAGCGGTATTATCAGCAGATAACGCCATTGCTCTCGCTTCCATAGCACAGGGATTAGGAGATCATCAGCGTCAACGTCAGGCCTTGAATATTGGCTTAGTTTTCGCCTATATTCTCCGTATGATCTTGATTCTTACCGCCACCTGGGTGGTTAAATACTGGCAGTTTGAACTTTTGGGAGCAGTATATTTGCTCTGGTTAGTCTTTAATTACTTTGCCTCCCCTGAAGACAAGGATCACAGCCATCATAGTCTCCAGTTTCACTCTCTCTGGCAAGCTATCCCCCTAATTGCCGTTACCGATTTAGCTTTTTCCCTCGATAGTGTCACCACCTCCATCGCCGTGGCCGATGATACTTGGTTAATTCTGCTTGGTGGTACGATCGGAGTAGTTACCCTGCGCTTTATGGCGGGTTTATTTATTCGCTGGTTAGAGGAATACACCCACCTAGAAGATGCTGGTTTTGTCACCGTCGGTTTGGTGGGTTTAAGATTGCTGTTGCGGGTGATTAGCCCCGATTTTGTGCCGCCAGAATGGATTATGATTAGTTTAATTGCTATCCTCTTTGCTTGGGGTTTCTCAAAACGCAACGATCGAGAACCAATAGAGAGTGATACCATCCAATCTGATAAATTGCCATAAAATAATC
This Microcystis wesenbergii NRERC-220 DNA region includes the following protein-coding sequences:
- the psaM gene encoding photosystem I reaction center subunit XII, with the translated sequence MLSDTQVLVALVIALIPGILAFRLATELYK
- a CDS encoding TerC family protein; the protein is MLDSLLDSSLTLSLKTPLILLVLIALEAVLSADNAIALASIAQGLGDHQRQRQALNIGLVFAYILRMILILTATWVVKYWQFELLGAVYLLWLVFNYFASPEDKDHSHHSLQFHSLWQAIPLIAVTDLAFSLDSVTTSIAVADDTWLILLGGTIGVVTLRFMAGLFIRWLEEYTHLEDAGFVTVGLVGLRLLLRVISPDFVPPEWIMISLIAILFAWGFSKRNDREPIESDTIQSDKLP